Below is a genomic region from Epinephelus moara isolate mb chromosome 9, YSFRI_EMoa_1.0, whole genome shotgun sequence.
TGAGTGCTTCCACACCGTGTGGCCCACAGAGCGAACGCACTAGAATCTTCAACTGTCCGAGCCAGCTTCCCCTTTagtgctctgctaacttgaatgatAATACAATGATTTAGTCTTGCGGCTCTTCTGGACAATCGAAATAttattggactgaatggatcaagtCCTGATAGTAAAACTAGTCATAAAAAATGCATCCACTGATTAACAGACGTCTCTTTCGCCATGTAAGttaatgggaaaaagtctttttggagTCACAGGGCATCAAGTCACagatgtaattccactgtttggccacaacAAAAATTGGgttcaaagcctggcacacttcctgggggctgcaggctacaatgagggtGCAGAGGTGCCATGATACGGAAGACACGGAATCGCTGACCTATCAGATCAAActgggcttaaagagacaggcactacaatggagcatttcagacagaaggtgaatacaggtgttccagcacagacaatatgaggaaaataaagtgttttttgaacattaaatgtaACATGAAAACCTGTTCCAGTAGAAACCTTAAATGGGcgacagtagctcagtccatagggacttgggtcaggaaccggagggttgccagctcaagtccccatctagaccaaatatggagtgtggactggtagctgaggggccagttcacctcctgggcaattgctcggggcacctgtccatgggcagccccctcgctctgacatctctccgggattaataaagtatatcttcttaaataaaagtatgaacctgaaaatgagtatAAGTAAGTCCCCTTAAAAAATGAGTCGCCTTCTCCTTCCTGGCCAAAATTTTTAGGCTGTTAATAAACTGTCAGAGAATACATCCGAGCGTCTGCAAAGAAGTCCAGTAGTCCTGGTTTTCAGCTGAGATCAAGGCAGTGTGATGATTATCTCATTTACTGCTGAGGCCTTTGGCGTGTGTGCACGTGCATGTGACTGATCGTCACTGCAGCTGGATTATCAGGCTGGCAGACACCTGTGATGTCGCAGCCACTGCATCCTGAGATTAAATATGATTTGAGGGATTTAACCGCCGGGATTTCCCTTGTTTTTCTAGAGTATCACAGATCTCTCTTTATGTCTGTTGCAAAAACAACAGCTAGTTTTTAAGACTGACAAAACGTCAACAACAATGACACTGTTGTTACTTACCTCAGCTCATTCAGATTTTTAAGGACCTCGTGCTGGTTGGCTAGGACTGAGCCCAACTGTTGTTGACCTGCAGCATCCAGCTACAagacaaatacaacacaaaGGTCTGAAGGTTAAACACTCCGGTGTTGACGTTTGATAAAGCTGTCATAAAAAAAGCTTTATTAGTTTTGATAACCTGTCATAAAAACAGCAGGAGTACACAGACATGACACTGAAGTAAATGCTTTATGTTGATGATTTGTTTGAGCAAGTCAGCAGTGGGCTCTTATGATTCCAGTACATTTTGACAAATCAATAAAATCAAAGCCTTGTAGAAAGAAAACCACTGACTATTAATGAGATCACTACATCTGTGAAAAGTTAAATGCTTTATAAATCCTGCACTCATTGTTGTGTGCGTCTGCTGTAAACACATCTCTTGGCAATGACACGCTCACCTGTCCCGACTCAGCATTCGTCCCCTTCTTGGCGACCTCATCAGTGATAACAGAGACATATCGGCGCTGCTCGTCCAGGATCATAGCGAGCTGCCGGTGGAGCTGTTTGATCTCCAGGTGGATCCGGTTCTGGCCTTCAAACACCTGACGGATCTCCCGGTCATTCACACTCTCGTACAAGTCCTCAACTGCAGAGGATATAAAGAAACAATTAATGAAATCAAAACTTTCATGAGGTATTTTGTTTGGGCATACAGATGTGTCTttgaataaatacaatttaacGTGGTTTGTTCAGATTATataacagtaaaatataaaataaaaaaatgtcatggttcTCTTAATGGTCAGTTTTGGTTTTAGAAAACTAACTTGGCTCTCCTTGGACGTCTGGGTGCTCTTTCTGAAactcctctttctttttgtcGAGCTCTTGCTGGAAGTTCTGAAATTCCTCCTGGTACTTGTCCTTCTCTTCTTTAGGAATCTCAGACTCAGGTGGGGGCTTcagtgggagagacaaaaaaaaaagaaaaaccctcTCTGAACTCAATAGAGGCCTTGCTCAGGCTATGTGGTGCACATGCATGCGtgtgcacacagagacacacagctaCAGGGAAGTGAACTGCACACACAGGATTGTGAAAAGTATGAGGAGCTCTAGGAAAATGGAGTTACCGGCTGCTGGCCTGGCTCTGTGAGTCTGAAAAGCAAGAAGGACAAAACATCGTGGTCGTCTGAGGgaggaaagaaataaaaagaaaattacaacaGACATAAACATACTTTCAACTATAGCAGCcctttacattacattattatacATTATTACAAGGTAATAAGGAGGTAAGATGAGGAGAGAGATGGGCATGACTTAAAAGTGACAAtatgtgaaaaataattttgcaTTTCTGCTCAGTCACTTAAACTAGACTGCTTTCTGATTGGTTAAAGAGGGACAGTAGAGTTCTAGTTAGAGGACAACAGAGAAACTCacaactttaaagggacagttcaccccaaatatttatcagtctagattgttttggtgtgagttgctgagtgttgaaaATATCaaccgtagagatgtctgccttccgtcaaatataatggaacaagatggcacttggcttgtggtgctcaaagcagaccatgttgtgagcagtttcatgtaggaactactttctttctaccgaaTTACAGCCACCAACAGtatcacagcacagaaggaagtgtgcatctactgctagctcacctagcaacactgagctagctaatgtaaCCGCTGAACCAAggaagacattttgttttaacattaatgtttacatctcatgcagTCACGAGCaagagcctcttgtccatgagtagatgcacacttccttctgcactgtgatatggttggtgggtgtagttcagtagaaagaaaaaagttcctacatgaaactactcacaacaaggtctgtggattatcttgagtaactgggtcatgatttctggaaagagacattgctgttgagtttttcagaattttttgggtactttgagcaccacaagccgagtgccatctagttccaataTATtatgttccattatattggagagaaggtaAACATCTGTACAGCTGATggctccaacactctgcagttcactgtccctttaaaggttttttttaacacaaaatataaaatattataataataataatacctgCTAAACCTCCAGTGGCAGCTGAAATGCCAAAGAAGCCTTCGCTGGGAATGATCATGTTGTCTACCTTTGTGCAGAACTCAAAGTCCTCTTTGTCTGGAGTGAAACCATTGTTGATCATCACCTGAGGAGGAACATGAACAAGTGATGCAGCTAAACtaaaaaccactgactgtgctgATCATCAGACATGATGTGTTTTATGACATCAGTGACATGATGTTGTTAATGAGGTAGAAGCGTATTTTTCTCTTCATATACAGTTTCATATATGCAGGTAATAACTTGTGTTAATTAATGTTTCTCCTACCGTCAGCGTCTTCTTGTAGTACGTTATTTTGGCTCTGACAGGATAGGGTTTGTTGCGGAAGTCTCGTAAACATGTGCCGAGAGCTTGTGTGGTGCCGTCACTggatcaaaacaacaaaaaatataacCATTACATTCATCTATACACAGCTCTGCGCTCCACATGAACACTACACATGAGCAGGGAAAATACAGTGTGATTAGAGCTTATTAAATAAGTGAATAACATTAATGCCCATGTATGTTTTTGTAAACACTTGTTGTGGTCCAGTAAACAGTGTGAAATTCTAAGACAGACTGAAATGGCATTGAAAAAGTGATTTAAAGCTTTCACCGGCCCGCAGAGATTAGGAAAGATAGAGGATTATTTACTTTCCAAGCAAATATAATCATATTTCCTAATCTCCTTTAAGTTGTTAAAATTTGAGTTGGTGATGACATCAGAGCAAAGCAAAAGAAATGTTTACTTACTTCTGATGGTCATAAACAAGGTTTCCATTGTTTCCCACAATAACTATGGCAGGGTTATTTTTCTGGAATAAAGATGGAAGAAAACAAGGAAACACATTAATCCTATTTTTCATCTGAAACCCAGAGGTGGCTCTGATTTTAGGTAATCTCATTCACAAATGTCAATTCCATACctgaaataaatattgttttataatattataatatttgtttttatatgagAGTGATCCATTTATCTACTTGtaaaacatatagataaaagaacaaacatgtaaaagtatttaaattaacacaaacatttaaacaaattaaaacctcACAGGTTTcaacaaaagagaaaagaagacgTGTATATATGTTTTCACGTttttttaaccaccaaaatgaCCCAAAACTAATAGGTACGATGCTGACCACTGCTGGAAACATACAATCATTGATAGTTATGTCTAATCAATATACACCAACCTTCCCGTCGTTGTCAAAAGAGTCAAAGAAGATTCCAACTCCATTCCACTGGTCGGCAGCACCGTACACTGGACCGTCGAGGCCTTGTGATGTAGTGAACCACACAGCCTGGTAGACAAAGACAATGTGGTACAAATATTAGTTTGTTGTAGCATCCTTTACAacattttgtgattgttttttgatTTGCCTCTTTGGTTTCTCTCCTGTCGAATAAGTTAAGTCAGGTCAACAGTTATAGCACGGCTGTGAATGGATTTGCAGTCATCAATGTTGTCCAGGTGTTTTTTAACTATATCTACAGCAGAACAATGTCATAAAATGCACTTTAAATCCTCACACTATATGTGGCACAAATCAATTCTTGTGTATGCACTCATGTGATGGGGTTGATAccatattatattgattctttagACAATATGACAGGatatttgccgatatcacaGTCTGCCATCATATGCTTTTGATTTGTATCGATTCAGGGGCCTTCAATCGATATGAGATGACGCCAGTAAATATCTTCAAGTTTTTTCTTGACTGTTTGCCTTTGTCTGCCTGGTGTCAGGCTACTAgtactgtttgaatgtttaaaaaagagaaatagtGACGCAGACATACCAATACAGAGTATGAGACTGATGGTGTTGCACAGAGAGTTCATAGctattgctaattttcaacAACTACATGTACACctaaaatgttataaaaaaatgtacagttttaaacATCATCATGCTGTTCACAACAGTTCTTGTGTCAGGTACGgaaaccaagcggcaacctccagagctaaaaaatgaagcaaacatctgagtgccaaaaactgcagtttctcgcatggccacttgaggctggcttcagaaGCGAGTGAATCCCCATATTCCCCCGTTTtcatgcccaactttacagcagaaatgtttacagcctggaacaaGAAAACAATTTTGGTCCATATAACTaatttaaagcctcagtgtgtaaaaatggtgagtaacagtgacatcagcggtcaaattctagattgcagggctcactcacgctcactcgctcacccctcccgtcgggtaaatgacggtggcctcgtaggacagaAAGCCTTACGCAGACAGAGATGGCATCATCTAtgagtttttcaagtttttcaagagtaggcctatctagcgatgaggtgaatatttatttaggaatctaaaccatgttatgatattgtagcgaccctgcagtaaatgttctgttataatgtcaatgttctgtgagttaatggcatgtttgggattgaatgagtataggcAGGGGTGtggggtgcgagtgtgacggggatgagagctgtgtgagtgcgcgtgctggtgtgtgtatgagcgagctggaggagagagcagtagtgatggtgtgatgaagccccGTGAATGTGTCGAATCTTTCAGGCGGATTGCTTCGCCAAAAGGCCGATCACACAAAGCCCCGTTTAACAGCTCATTTAGGAGTACTGACATCTGCTGGTCATTTGATGTACAGCAGTCCTACTGTGATATTACATGTGGGCTACATGTCAGTGGATCTGGCATACACATAATGATGCTTAATGATGATGATTACGTCAGAATCCCCCTATGAGGTATTGTAAAGCCAGATGAAATGAATCTATCCTGAACGTGGTATATCAATaaagtgcatacacacacacatatatatgtgtatatacatatatatgtgtgtgtgtgtgcgtgtccacACAAGGTTAGAGTGCTTGTGTGACTGGATCACTCAATCCTCTGCACTTAACGATCTTCAGAATCACCTCGGATCACGCAAAACACTTAATGTATTTCCCGACTCGAATCACACAACGAGGCAGTCACGTGATTCCAGAGAAACAGGGCCTCGTTTGTCTTTGGTCACGTGATATCCTGATATCGACACGAGCTTCATTTGGACACGCCCCCTTTGCTCGACACAGGCCTCGGGACTGCAGTATCAGCTGTAACATCActagagagcaggagtgcacagttggagttacggccaacagtaacctgtactgttcagtaataaacggtggtttgccgaataactgcgtcatcctttccacacgtcctggcggacgctacaatatgttatagcttaccagtgagatataggttatctgtaagatataactttatgttaggagtgttttatttgtaattgttttggtaacacaagcaaacattagcacagtaatgctaaaataacacgttttatgtgatagtcacggcacagtgcggaaaatataggttggtacaattataatatatgcgtttccagagtgttcttccacaggagttttttccacctggaataagcaacgccgatattcactcgcgttttgtccgtgtgtgtggtcctccatttaaagtgcgacagaatcataaaactacaaagcaggttcacgcagaagcgccccggattgagcttcaccttctctgtctccagtgatGGCAAGTTCTAGATAAACACGAAAGGCGAAGCGCGTgtatccctttcggccactgtattcaaatatggcgacgcaagagggcagcctccagcataccgcgccctgcctgtgtatatatagagaaatcattctaagcctatgagaaagcttccatttgtatgtgtaTTGCATTACACttcagtaaatatatatttatgaaagcaatagttgatatttgctaataaacaaccatgtaaattacacattgtaactttaaggcctagtccacacgagcacgggtatttttaaaaccgaacttttttggcctccagttttttaaaaatctgcgtccatacgagtggtgtaataaaaatacctctGTCCACATGACACCACAAATTCCACTATCAagcaatgtaatacacatgccaaagcagtaggtggcgatataactcctaactgtaaggccattgtagccaatcagaaggcagtaaaacgtcattagcggaaaaacaacaacaagcgtACTATTATGCCGCAGGAGCAGTCTCCGTAATAGCGCACTCTTGCACCTCTGTTGCTGGATGTGGTTGAGTAGCGTTAGTTGTATGATACAGCCACAAAGTGCTGATATGCTGCTaaatagcagcagtattttgtttaggtccatcctcaaatcgtctctcgcacacactggatcgggtaataacacagctgttttctgtttacgtcgcacactgtgacgtcatacaatggagacgagacaaaataactgcggttatcctgtccacacgtgactgctgacaccggacttttccaaaaagttcatCCGGTTACAAATAACTCCGATTTCAGGGGCCCAAAACTGTGGGTAcgtgtggatgaaaggccaaacCGTGAGCAAAGAGTCATGATTTTATAAATACCCGCgttggtgtggacagcccctCAGATTCATGACAACTTTACAGGGGGAGAATTCTGATATAACTCACCCTTTAAATTCTACAAAGTCTTAAAGTTACGCTTAATTAAGGGCAGGCCACTCTGAGTGAAAGGATGTCTCTCGTCcatatatggtcacttctggccccccaaaaaaccaagatgacaACTgtcgaaatgccaaactcaaggcttcaaaatgagaCTCCACAAACCAAAAGAAGATGTCaaggtagctacatccattatacAGACTATGATGGAAACGCTTGTCATTTAACCTTGTGGACATGTCACACCTCATTAAACAGGATGTGCACCTTTACTTTAAAGTTTCTCCATAATGGTCAAACATAGTCTGATaagcaacattttatttatctgttgtGACAGGACAGGAGTAAGTAAATTCTCAGTTCTCATTACAGGTTATCTTTATTTCTCACATCAGCATGGTCAACATGTAGTGAGGTTCTGTGTGTTCATCAATTATGAGGTTAGATATCATTGCATGTTTGGTTGTGGATTAAGTGTAAGTTTAAGTGTCTGTAACAATACTTCCTGAGTTTGGAGAATATTAGCATGTTTCAACCTATTTTTCATTCATTGCTCTGCCTGAGGAAAACATGTTGTTAGTCTAAAGTAAGACAGGTTTACTAATTAAGATAAGGAAATCTGACTAAAGCACAAGTAAGTCAGAATGTGACCAATATCAATTTTAGTTAAAGATGCAGACACAGCTACAGAAGCtacagacacattttgtttgGTGTTCAATAAGTATTGAGGTTTAATACCCAGCCGTAGCATAGATGCATAGAGTAGTAATAGTGCGCTCTCTGGCAGGGCAAACTGTTCTGGACTTACAGTATATTAATTATAAACAAAACTTAAGCAACAACTGCGATTGGAAGTCCATTATTCAATTGTATGGCGTGGTACACTCCCTAAAAGAAAACCGGTTTGCCTCATTAACCAAAACAGAAGTTTTACCCTTCCTTACCAAACCGTCTGCTCCCATTCGACCTCTTCCTGATACTCTGAAGGTCACCTCAGCCTCCCAGTGCTCGAAGCTGACTTTGTTTTTCGTCCACACACTGCCTCTCTGACTCCTGAGGGATGGCGTAATGCGCACCTGGTCTGCACTAGGGATAGCATCTGGGATAGAAAGGCGAGAATATGCAAAAATTTAGAGTGCCATAACTAATTAATAATTTCAAAATTCAACAACATATGCTGTGTTTTATAAGAAAAAAATTGAACAAAGAAGTAgtcattttctgtgtgtttccttcTTCTACTCAAGCTAATATGAAAAAGCTAATGCCAGCTAACATGTCATACTGTTATCCCAAGCCAGCGTTATCAGGGTGTGCCTACTCTTTAATCTTTTAACTGCCTCAGGACCTGATTCTCATATTGGAGAATACCTTCCTTAGATCTGTCAGTGCAACCTAAGTTCACTTTGAGTCACATAAACATGTGTGTACTTGTGCTGAAACAAGAATCAAATCAGCAGTGATCTtgataattaattattaatatatttgtatcacttgctgcttttctgacagacaaaacaagtaATATGAAGACATGTACTGTAGGGCTTTAGAAACTATATAAAGTTTTgtactgttggttggacaaacaTTTTGGGCATCCTGATGTAATCAAAACCTCCCTGGTCTGGTTTTTGCCAGcccacatctctctctctctctctctctccttgttCCACTCATTATGGAGGTGTTTCTTGTCTTGTGTCAAACAAGTATCCCCAAAAGACACTTTATGTTGTCATATTTGACTCTGGGAAAATGTGACTAAAATATTAACCAGCAGCAGATTAATAGTCTATAGCTACAGCCCCCTGAGTCAATGCTGATTTAAAGGGAATGCAGTGTAATCTCAGGCTGCTGCTTATTGAATGCTCATATCAGCAACTGGCAGCTCACTGTGTGATGCAAGAATCCAAAGGCCCATTCGTGCAGGAGGAAAGTTCAACACTTGAGTTGCATGTGTCTGCACAGACTCTCGCAGACAGTCACGGCCTGTAACATGCTGTATTTAATAAGACAAGTCTTTACACGGTTGAATATAAGCCTGACATAAAGCTACACTGCTAACATGTGTGGACTGTCTGGTGCAGTTTTGAATAGGTGAAGCAAGCAGCTGTCATTTCCCAACATCCTGAGCGGAAACACGTCGGTTACAAACCGCAAACTGAGCTGTCCTCGTGCCATCTTCATATGTGAGTGTTTCAGGTTTAagtagcagctctgtgatgCTGACAGCTGGACACAAACTTACTTCCAGTGTGGATCCAAAACGGGATACTGCCGTCGGTCTGGGACAGGTGCGGTCCTTTGAAGCTGTATTTGTACTCGAAGCGGCGGTGAGGAGGCTCCTCTGACGTCGAGGCACCGGTGGCGATGTCGGCGACACTGCGGTAAAACATTAACGTTGTGAGAAAAGTTAATATCAACACATGAGCGTTGGCAGCCGGGCGCTGTGCTATGGacaccgccatgtttctgtaTCACTGCTGACGTAGCGCTGAGACCACGAGCATGACGGGATGCCTGTAGGGCCAACAGGGCGCTTTCTGATTGGTCCGTTATTTTGGtgcttttcctcttcttctcctgttttttttttttttttttttttttttttgtaagagtACAGCTGAGGTCGTCAAGAGGGGCCACCTGTACTTAAGTCACGTTGTctgcaaaatattttatttatttctgtaaaataaaataaaatatacagacATCACGTATTTTCCTTAGTTAAcacagtttttactttttagcaccccctaccaaaaaaaaaaaaaaaacaccaccaaaaacaacaacagcaaaacaatctgTATTTGCACTGGTATCTGtacatattaaatgttaaaatgcctgactttacagctaaaataaacatgttaacagcctggtgcaaaaaacgTTTTTGATATTTATGACTCATTTcatcattcatgacaactgtactgggggtgaattttttcgtatatatatatatatatatatatatatacataacgATCCCGTTtgaatgttattaaggcttaaagttctcTATTATTAAGGGCGCTGCcattttgactgacaggctgtcagcTAGGCCTCACTGAAAGCCACTTGCCATGTTGTGAGGTGCTAGAGCGGGCTCGCCGGAGCCTTTctgagattttttcttttttttgtcatcggACAAATAATAACGCTTGCTGTGCAAATAATTGTGTATTGATACCTGACTGTCCAAGACACCAGTTGAGGAAGTgacattacattattttatttatatgttaatTAAAGCATGTATCATTGTTTGTCTGGCTTGTTAGCTTAGCTCGTCATGTCCAGTTTATGGTTGGTGCATTGACATGAAACACAAATACAggaaaaaacattcattttccgtaaccgcttatcctctcgagggtcgcgggggggctggagcctatcccagctgacattgggcgagaggcggggtacaccctggagaggtcaccagactatcacagggctgacacatagagacagacaactgttcatgctcacattcacgcccaatttagtcaccaattaatctaacctgcatgtctttggatgtTGCACATTCTCCCTGgtgacacaaggagaacatgcaaactccgcacagaagggcttcccAACCCTCTttgtgacagtgctaaccactataCGACCGTGCcaccaggaaaaaacaaaatatataaaaaatatgacaGTGTAAAAGAGCTAGGCAGGAATGGCCAAATATATATTCTAGGGACTAATGAAGAATAAGACAATATGCAATACACAGAGATAGTAGtccaaaaatatgtgtgttaatgttacaaatATAAACAGATGTGATGTTGATGGGGTAGGGTCTTTGAGGTGGGGGTCCCAGGCTTGTTGGTGGAGCCAGCTGCAAAAGAGAAGGAcctgtttttgtggtgtgagTTTTTGGTCCTGATGGACCGCAGCCTCCTGCCAGAGGAGAGAAGTTCAAACAGTTTGTGTCTGAGGTGGTAACATGGGAAGGGTTAGCTACAATCCTTCCTGCCTGCCCCAGGTGTTTCGGCAGAGTACAGCCAGTCACGTTCAcagtagtctctatatacagactctacattcagtgaatatAGAGTTTGTAGGCAAACCCCAGatatcttgcctccggaagaagagcggaagagccctggtttccggttgtaggctgtttgtagtccgcgtgatattgaccaatcacgtttggctgcagttgttgccaggttaaacttccgtgcggtgaactaacgaggcggaacataattggcatcactgcaaactctgaatccatcgcaatggtttagcatatttacttatatatataaacggaagtcggaaacggaagttcacctcctccgcccaaatcaaaccggaatgccaaaaaatcgggggtctgcccccagaggctgtatcgccgtctgccggtagtcagacgccgaatacagccgatgg
It encodes:
- the lman1 gene encoding protein ERGIC-53, translating into MAVSIAQRPAANAHVLILTFLTTLMFYRSVADIATGASTSEEPPHRRFEYKYSFKGPHLSQTDGSIPFWIHTGNAIPSADQVRITPSLRSQRGSVWTKNKVSFEHWEAEVTFRVSGRGRMGADGLAVWFTTSQGLDGPVYGAADQWNGVGIFFDSFDNDGKKNNPAIVIVGNNGNLVYDHQNDGTTQALGTCLRDFRNKPYPVRAKITYYKKTLTVMINNGFTPDKEDFEFCTKVDNMIIPSEGFFGISAATGGLADDHDVLSFLLFRLTEPGQQPPPPESEIPKEEKDKYQEEFQNFQQELDKKKEEFQKEHPDVQGEPIEDLYESVNDREIRQVFEGQNRIHLEIKQLHRQLAMILDEQRRYVSVITDEVAKKGTNAESGQLDAAGQQQLGSVLANQHEVLKNLNELRNSFYESLKQIGSVQHQGNTGGMGTYETMQHFNDIKEHLHTVKRDVEHLVQRSAQNPAEKAFKCPEVPPMPSCLSTVHFAIFIVVQSVLFFCYIMYKSQQEAAAKKFF